A portion of the Rhodopirellula bahusiensis genome contains these proteins:
- a CDS encoding 3-deoxy-7-phosphoheptulonate synthase has translation MIRTDDLRIGAIKNLMSPSDLLSEIPASDEISQTVADGRAAIQNVLQKKDDRLLVVVGPCSIHDPDSARQYAEKLAVEQKKHAEDLLIVMRVYFEKPRTTVGWKGLINDPKLDDSFEINHGLRTARRLLSDINAMGLPTGTEFLDLISPQYVADLVGWGAIGARTTESQGHRELASGLSCPVGFKNGTSGNVQIAVDAICSARRPHHFLSVTKEGTSAIFATTGNPDCHIILRGGKYTNYDAASIDMASGLLEKADLPPRIMIDCSHANSRKIFKRQSYVCRDICAQVSDGDQRIMGVMIESNLLEGNQKLSASPLVQGLSVTDACIGWETTEQLFSDLSESVSARRKVG, from the coding sequence ATGATCCGCACCGATGATCTTCGTATCGGCGCCATCAAAAACCTGATGTCACCCAGTGATTTGTTGTCGGAAATCCCGGCCAGCGACGAAATCTCGCAAACCGTTGCTGACGGGCGTGCAGCGATTCAAAACGTGCTTCAAAAGAAGGACGATCGTTTGCTGGTCGTCGTCGGACCGTGCTCGATCCATGATCCAGACTCCGCCCGCCAGTACGCCGAAAAGTTGGCTGTGGAGCAGAAGAAGCACGCCGAGGATCTTCTGATCGTCATGCGGGTCTACTTCGAAAAACCCCGCACCACCGTGGGTTGGAAGGGTCTGATCAACGACCCGAAACTGGATGACAGCTTCGAAATCAACCACGGATTGCGAACTGCACGGCGTCTGCTCAGCGACATCAACGCGATGGGTTTGCCGACCGGAACCGAGTTCCTGGACCTGATCAGCCCTCAATACGTGGCCGATCTGGTGGGCTGGGGAGCCATCGGTGCTCGCACGACCGAGAGCCAGGGTCACCGCGAATTGGCGTCGGGGCTGTCTTGCCCGGTCGGATTCAAAAACGGAACCAGCGGCAACGTTCAGATCGCGGTGGATGCAATCTGCTCCGCCCGCCGTCCACACCACTTTTTGTCGGTCACGAAAGAAGGCACCTCGGCCATCTTCGCCACAACCGGCAACCCAGACTGCCACATCATTTTGCGAGGTGGCAAGTACACCAACTACGACGCCGCCAGCATCGACATGGCATCGGGCTTGCTCGAAAAAGCCGACCTGCCACCGCGAATCATGATCGATTGCAGCCACGCGAACAGTCGCAAGATCTTCAAGCGTCAATCGTATGTTTGTCGCGACATTTGTGCTCAGGTATCCGATGGAGATCAGCGCATCATGGGTGTAATGATCGAGAGCAACCTGCTTGAAGGCAACCAAAAGCTCAGTGCCTCACCGTTGGTGCAAGGTCTCAGCGTCACCGACGCTTGCATCGGTTGGGAAACCACCGAGCAACTCTTCAGCGACCTCAGCGAATCCGTCTCCGCCCGCCGCAAAGTCGGCTGA
- a CDS encoding sensor histidine kinase produces MTSADDSTPGSFSAPSDSKPERSDSQWMRMLEAERQSIAGDLHDELLPYLFAAAGSLASLQRQHPELKTKLEQPAKWIDQAREIARQIMSGAALPNDLSNGPLVAAKAFLDSVVLIADESPSLSVQWKHLDASAQFAWNESQTIAVYRIVCEAVRNVVRHAKASELIVAWDASESGWTVAIQDNGKGLDLQSVSKSSHGITLMRERARAAGLQFQITGTEGSGTRVIVSQSP; encoded by the coding sequence ATGACCTCCGCCGACGATTCCACTCCAGGTTCGTTCTCGGCGCCGTCAGATTCCAAGCCGGAGCGGTCTGATTCGCAGTGGATGCGGATGCTCGAGGCCGAACGCCAATCGATCGCTGGCGATTTGCATGATGAGTTGCTGCCCTATCTTTTCGCCGCCGCAGGTTCACTCGCGTCGCTTCAGCGGCAACACCCCGAGCTGAAAACAAAGCTCGAACAGCCCGCGAAATGGATCGACCAAGCTCGCGAAATTGCTCGTCAAATCATGAGCGGGGCGGCGCTGCCCAACGATCTTTCGAATGGGCCGCTGGTGGCCGCGAAAGCGTTCTTGGACTCGGTGGTTCTGATCGCTGACGAGTCCCCATCATTGTCCGTCCAGTGGAAACATCTGGACGCCAGTGCCCAGTTCGCCTGGAATGAATCGCAGACAATCGCTGTCTACCGAATCGTTTGCGAAGCGGTCCGCAACGTCGTTCGACATGCAAAAGCCAGCGAGTTGATCGTGGCTTGGGATGCGAGTGAATCAGGCTGGACGGTTGCGATTCAAGACAACGGAAAAGGTTTGGACCTGCAATCCGTTTCAAAATCGTCGCACGGGATCACGCTGATGCGCGAGCGGGCTCGAGCCGCAGGATTGCAATTTCAGATCACCGGGACCGAGGGTTCCGGTACCCGAGTGATCGTGTCTCAATCGCCGTAG
- a CDS encoding STAS domain-containing protein, protein MSAITEQMQGEVLIVGFTDNALRDAQRIEVVGREMQEIVPQAIHKKMLIDFSGLAFMSSAMINKLILLNKSCKAQGVALKFCNVSPLVMEVFRIVNLGKLIDIQGDQEVAVASFDKKGWFGGKK, encoded by the coding sequence ATGTCAGCCATCACCGAGCAAATGCAGGGTGAAGTATTGATCGTTGGATTCACCGACAATGCCCTTCGCGACGCACAACGGATCGAGGTTGTGGGCCGCGAAATGCAAGAAATTGTGCCGCAGGCAATCCACAAAAAAATGTTGATCGACTTCTCCGGCCTGGCGTTCATGTCGTCGGCGATGATCAACAAACTGATCTTGCTGAACAAAAGCTGCAAAGCCCAAGGCGTCGCGCTGAAGTTCTGCAACGTGTCACCATTGGTGATGGAAGTCTTCCGCATCGTGAATCTGGGCAAATTGATCGACATCCAAGGCGATCAAGAGGTTGCCGTGGCCAGCTTTGACAAGAAGGGCTGGTTCGGCGGCAAGAAATGA
- a CDS encoding FliG C-terminal domain-containing protein: MAAASPRSDDDARRAASLRRVAIVLKNLPRPVAAKLLGELPVESQQRLQYEVASLDEVDPLEHKRALESFAGSMRQSQPVGSNRGNAGNPVDEIVFSRTASDRNNQAPTRSPVENHSAGGTYAAPAPSANQSFDFMDALSNDDVRGLLQSEHPQTIAVVMASIDPRKAAAILPQFPPRERQDILSRIGRLQEFPDSMIEDLASTFRSKAEALIARSRANPLQDLINAYAPSEGWDPAQAARHVPTEAAAVSPRLKAILSEMTPAQESAPPNTANHSARPLDANPSAHPATTPVGPTAVNQADPNPSAHTLRVHHPGETSNEPNDASQSANTVPATSGLSTDDVHQRLIKMKPRLLCEALGRVPTRTAMLCLCGLPNKTADSAISMLPRQQANQVRSQLASVGSMELREIDEAKEAVLIASAEPSTTAMAA, from the coding sequence GTGGCTGCCGCTTCTCCTCGCTCTGACGATGACGCACGACGCGCCGCTTCGTTGCGACGTGTGGCAATCGTTCTAAAAAATTTACCACGACCGGTCGCCGCGAAATTATTGGGCGAATTGCCGGTCGAATCACAGCAACGATTGCAATACGAAGTCGCCTCGCTCGACGAAGTCGATCCCCTGGAACACAAACGAGCCCTGGAATCCTTCGCGGGCTCGATGCGGCAAAGCCAACCAGTTGGGTCCAACCGCGGAAATGCGGGCAATCCTGTCGACGAGATCGTATTCAGCCGAACCGCATCGGATCGGAACAACCAAGCACCCACTCGGTCACCGGTCGAAAACCACTCGGCGGGAGGCACCTACGCGGCACCGGCACCATCAGCGAACCAGTCGTTTGACTTCATGGACGCGTTGTCCAACGACGACGTCCGAGGTTTGTTGCAGAGCGAACACCCACAAACGATCGCGGTCGTGATGGCATCGATCGATCCGAGAAAAGCCGCGGCGATTCTGCCGCAATTCCCACCGCGAGAACGCCAAGACATCCTCAGCCGAATCGGACGACTGCAAGAGTTCCCCGACTCGATGATCGAGGATTTGGCGAGCACCTTCCGATCGAAAGCCGAAGCCTTGATCGCTCGTTCGCGAGCCAATCCGCTTCAAGATCTGATCAACGCCTACGCTCCTTCCGAAGGTTGGGATCCCGCACAAGCGGCGCGTCACGTTCCCACGGAAGCCGCTGCCGTGTCGCCTCGCTTGAAAGCGATCCTTTCTGAGATGACACCCGCGCAGGAATCGGCACCACCGAACACCGCGAATCATTCGGCTCGGCCGTTGGACGCCAATCCTTCGGCACACCCTGCGACAACGCCGGTCGGCCCCACCGCGGTCAATCAAGCTGATCCAAATCCATCCGCGCATACGCTGCGAGTCCACCACCCAGGCGAAACATCCAACGAACCGAACGACGCCTCGCAGTCTGCCAATACCGTGCCTGCTACATCGGGCCTTTCAACGGACGATGTTCATCAGCGACTCATCAAGATGAAACCACGATTGTTGTGTGAAGCACTCGGACGAGTTCCCACTCGCACCGCCATGTTGTGCTTGTGTGGACTGCCTAACAAAACGGCCGACTCCGCGATCAGCATGCTGCCGCGACAACAAGCCAACCAAGTTCGATCTCAACTTGCCAGCGTCGGATCCATGGAACTGCGTGAAATTGACGAAGCCAAAGAAGCGGTCCTCATTGCTTCAGCGGAACCATCCACCACAGCGATGGCGGCGTAG
- a CDS encoding FliH/SctL family protein, protein MASILKHNADPKSGADTAARPDLSNLTPADAQPTTRAGVSTRVPADQVDRAQAADSDIVGKQPGGISGLAGFNLNDLAEKGREELRQAREQVAKILAEAEKQAAEMKQAAEARGYEDGVKKASEDIEKKITQLAETKTKSQLQALQNASTKMHAQYDQWMQQYAEVLTETAIAATERMVRANLNESPVPASLAEAGYSDSPHQQHLLVRWASEALHSTRSAGRLVLAVHPDMLAELGQRFDELLASPDLPEESCVIPDETLPVGEVVVRQEGGEIRAGLQAQLERLREEIL, encoded by the coding sequence ATGGCTTCGATACTCAAACACAACGCCGATCCCAAGAGCGGTGCTGATACGGCAGCTCGTCCTGATCTGTCAAATCTGACTCCCGCCGATGCACAGCCGACGACTCGTGCCGGTGTCTCCACTCGTGTCCCCGCAGATCAAGTCGATCGAGCGCAGGCGGCTGACTCGGATATCGTTGGCAAACAGCCCGGCGGCATATCGGGTTTGGCCGGATTCAACCTCAACGACTTGGCAGAAAAAGGGCGGGAAGAACTTCGCCAGGCTCGCGAGCAAGTCGCGAAAATCTTGGCTGAAGCCGAGAAACAAGCTGCTGAAATGAAGCAGGCCGCGGAAGCTCGTGGCTATGAGGACGGAGTAAAAAAAGCGTCCGAAGACATCGAAAAGAAAATCACACAACTCGCAGAAACCAAAACGAAGTCGCAGCTTCAAGCATTGCAAAATGCCAGCACGAAGATGCACGCTCAGTACGACCAGTGGATGCAGCAGTACGCGGAAGTGCTGACCGAAACCGCGATCGCGGCGACCGAACGGATGGTGCGAGCCAACCTGAACGAATCGCCCGTCCCAGCGTCTCTCGCCGAGGCGGGATATAGCGACAGCCCGCATCAACAACACCTCTTGGTCCGTTGGGCCAGCGAAGCGTTGCACAGCACACGATCGGCGGGACGCTTGGTCTTGGCCGTTCACCCGGACATGCTGGCGGAACTTGGTCAACGGTTTGATGAGCTGTTGGCGAGTCCCGATCTGCCAGAAGAGTCTTGCGTGATCCCCGATGAAACACTTCCCGTCGGCGAAGTGGTCGTGCGACAAGAAGGCGGTGAAATCCGCGCCGGACTGCAAGCTCAGCTGGAACGACTGCGGGAGGAAATCCTATGA
- a CDS encoding FliI/YscN family ATPase produces the protein MNLPAVPQLHPPRLPDPETIRQSLGSLVLSQIRGRVASVTGDAVTVQGMTAPLGAICELMPPDAKPTLARVIGFDDTRPILAPMEAISALAAGDRVRLVSRSLTLRVGDSLCGRVIDAFGRPIDGKPLSEDLVRVSASRSAPDSLDRPPIDEPLQTGVRAIDAMLTCGVGQRLGIFAGSGVGKSTLLGMLTRGTTADRIVIAMVGERGREVQEFMQRALGAAGLKRSVVVVATSDKPAAQRLSAAWTATAIAEQFRDEGHRVLLLVDSVTRFAMAQRELGLAAGEPPTTRGYPPSVFNMLPQLVERAGRTTKGSITAFYTVLVEGDDNNEPISDTVRGLLDGHIVLNRKLAHRGHYPPIDIPESISRVANHLVTPEIYQSTLGIREHMVQFQSSEDLISIGAYRAGSDPRVDTAIAMRDPINDLLRQDATDITPIAESQARVLKLHQAASAALAQLNQPPAAAPAPNPA, from the coding sequence ATGAACCTGCCCGCGGTTCCTCAGCTCCATCCGCCGCGTCTGCCTGATCCGGAGACGATTCGCCAATCACTCGGCTCGTTGGTCCTCTCGCAGATTCGTGGACGCGTTGCTTCCGTGACTGGCGATGCGGTGACCGTTCAAGGCATGACCGCTCCCCTCGGTGCAATTTGCGAATTGATGCCGCCGGACGCCAAGCCAACTCTCGCGCGAGTCATCGGCTTTGATGACACGCGGCCCATCCTCGCACCGATGGAAGCCATCTCAGCACTCGCGGCCGGAGACCGAGTTCGCTTGGTTTCGCGATCGCTCACGTTGCGTGTCGGCGATTCTCTCTGCGGACGAGTCATCGATGCCTTCGGGCGTCCGATCGATGGCAAACCACTCAGCGAAGATCTCGTTCGAGTCAGCGCGTCTCGGTCCGCACCCGATTCGCTGGATCGACCACCGATTGATGAGCCGCTTCAAACCGGAGTTCGAGCTATCGATGCGATGCTGACTTGTGGCGTCGGTCAACGGCTGGGAATCTTCGCCGGTTCGGGTGTTGGCAAAAGCACCTTGCTCGGCATGTTGACACGTGGAACGACCGCCGACCGAATCGTGATCGCAATGGTCGGCGAACGAGGACGTGAAGTTCAGGAATTCATGCAGCGGGCCCTCGGTGCCGCGGGACTGAAACGCAGCGTCGTCGTCGTGGCGACCAGCGACAAACCCGCCGCCCAAAGACTTTCCGCGGCTTGGACCGCGACCGCGATCGCCGAGCAATTTCGTGACGAAGGGCACCGCGTGCTGCTTTTGGTCGACAGCGTCACACGCTTTGCCATGGCGCAGCGAGAACTCGGACTGGCCGCCGGCGAACCACCGACCACCCGAGGCTATCCGCCCAGCGTCTTCAACATGTTGCCGCAGTTGGTCGAACGTGCTGGCCGAACCACCAAAGGTTCGATCACAGCGTTCTACACCGTCTTGGTCGAAGGCGATGACAACAACGAACCCATTTCTGACACCGTCCGAGGTTTGCTGGACGGGCACATCGTCCTGAATCGGAAACTCGCCCACCGCGGTCACTACCCGCCGATCGATATTCCAGAAAGCATCAGCCGGGTCGCCAACCATTTGGTGACTCCGGAGATCTATCAATCCACCCTGGGAATTCGCGAGCACATGGTCCAGTTCCAATCCAGCGAAGACCTGATTTCCATCGGAGCCTATCGCGCCGGCAGCGACCCTCGCGTGGACACCGCCATCGCGATGCGAGACCCGATCAATGATCTGTTGCGACAAGATGCGACCGACATCACGCCCATCGCCGAATCCCAGGCACGGGTTCTGAAACTGCACCAAGCCGCGTCCGCCGCGCTCGCTCAACTGAACCAACCACCAGCTGCAGCACCCGCTCCCAACCCAGCCTGA
- the fliJ gene encoding flagellar export protein FliJ yields the protein MPPFRFRFDSLMDLRGRERDEAGAEVGKALEAIQRINEQIQDIDSQREMIRSAKNQTLQQASVSVDQMLHQGRYDVQLHADQISLQQTLGQLNQELEKRRERLVNAEAEVKRLERLRETQLAEHRSLEAKQEQAEADDLTSARLLLRRRAMAAQSKETRR from the coding sequence ATGCCGCCGTTCCGCTTCCGATTTGATTCTCTGATGGACTTGCGAGGTCGCGAGCGAGATGAGGCGGGCGCCGAGGTGGGAAAGGCTCTCGAGGCCATTCAGCGGATCAACGAGCAGATCCAAGACATCGACTCGCAACGAGAAATGATTCGTTCAGCGAAGAACCAAACCTTGCAACAAGCCAGCGTGTCCGTTGACCAAATGTTGCACCAGGGACGCTATGACGTTCAGCTGCACGCCGACCAAATTTCGCTTCAGCAAACCCTCGGGCAACTGAACCAAGAACTGGAGAAACGCCGCGAGAGATTGGTGAACGCCGAAGCGGAAGTGAAGCGTCTCGAGCGATTGCGTGAAACCCAATTGGCCGAACATCGGTCACTCGAAGCCAAACAAGAACAAGCCGAAGCCGATGACCTGACCTCCGCTCGCCTCCTGTTGCGACGACGTGCGATGGCAGCTCAATCCAAGGAGACTCGACGATGA
- a CDS encoding flagellar hook-length control protein FliK encodes MSTNKRAENAFAALGNSATARVNGLSEPTSGLGDPFAEIFARIATTETAVASESSPATDESLTTETDDRDDSSDDDLETRDDAAAAAAVTTSNHQVEETQVTESAEKAVATSNEENESSDRSDDVAWTQKAESSEDSDAVNAEQTADGEETLVLPDGEQQQEEVDVDTEGIVSEEVSVSVNSNSERRSDEQTADASAEETTLKTDQTDRLEETSAKESGTTETEEGSFEQQSNDQPSQDSRRTERRRYSREDNGYVQGGAAASTNASSGENGIEIDPSLAASGAEADVDEAQLNQLAEQAASKTSTPTAAVAAVSATTAAATSASRSASSGTTAVGSTSSAASTTANNNDPTNPINTSTPAAEKAESKVKAGLQASGTDQTSAVARAKMVQRVSRGFQTLGPNGGHIRMRLSPVELGSVQLEVHIQENNLRGRMVTESEAASQLLREHLPQLRSQLESQGMRLESIEITTDPNGASEFDQTQNSFGGQDHSDRNTGMDRERYRNRGNTNGSRPRETSADTPVIQATPAASWMTPATGVDLKV; translated from the coding sequence TTGAGCACCAACAAGCGAGCGGAAAATGCGTTCGCCGCGTTGGGCAATTCTGCAACCGCTCGCGTCAACGGTCTGAGCGAACCGACATCGGGATTGGGCGATCCGTTCGCCGAGATCTTCGCAAGGATCGCAACAACTGAAACCGCAGTTGCTTCAGAATCATCCCCGGCAACGGATGAGTCGCTGACCACCGAAACCGATGATCGCGACGACTCGAGTGACGACGACCTCGAAACCCGAGATGACGCCGCTGCCGCCGCAGCGGTGACCACGTCCAATCATCAGGTGGAAGAAACACAGGTCACGGAATCTGCCGAGAAAGCCGTCGCAACGTCCAACGAAGAAAACGAATCGTCGGATCGCTCCGATGACGTGGCGTGGACGCAGAAGGCAGAGTCATCCGAAGACAGCGACGCCGTCAACGCCGAACAAACGGCTGACGGAGAGGAAACGCTGGTCCTCCCCGATGGCGAACAGCAACAGGAAGAAGTCGACGTCGACACGGAGGGCATCGTTTCCGAAGAAGTTTCGGTCTCGGTGAACAGCAATTCGGAACGACGTTCGGACGAACAAACGGCGGATGCTTCGGCAGAAGAAACAACGCTGAAGACGGATCAGACCGACAGGCTCGAAGAAACCTCGGCCAAGGAGTCCGGAACGACCGAGACGGAAGAGGGCTCTTTCGAGCAACAGTCGAACGATCAACCATCGCAAGATTCACGACGCACCGAACGTCGTCGCTATTCTCGCGAAGACAATGGCTATGTGCAGGGTGGTGCCGCGGCTTCCACGAATGCCAGTTCCGGTGAAAACGGAATCGAAATTGATCCGTCGCTGGCCGCTTCGGGTGCTGAGGCAGATGTCGACGAAGCACAGCTGAACCAACTGGCCGAGCAAGCCGCCTCAAAGACATCCACGCCCACCGCCGCGGTGGCAGCGGTGAGTGCGACGACCGCGGCTGCAACATCCGCGTCACGATCCGCATCCAGTGGAACGACCGCAGTTGGATCAACCAGTTCCGCGGCATCGACGACGGCGAACAACAACGATCCAACGAATCCGATCAACACCTCGACCCCAGCGGCGGAGAAGGCGGAAAGCAAAGTCAAAGCTGGCCTGCAAGCGTCGGGCACGGACCAAACATCGGCCGTCGCGCGAGCCAAAATGGTCCAGCGAGTCAGCCGTGGATTTCAAACCCTGGGGCCCAACGGCGGCCACATCCGCATGCGTCTGTCGCCAGTGGAATTGGGGTCCGTTCAATTGGAAGTTCACATCCAAGAGAACAACCTTCGCGGCCGAATGGTGACCGAATCCGAAGCCGCCAGCCAACTGCTGCGGGAACACCTGCCGCAACTGCGATCACAACTTGAGTCGCAAGGCATGCGTTTGGAATCGATCGAGATCACCACCGATCCAAACGGTGCGTCCGAGTTCGACCAAACCCAGAACTCGTTCGGTGGCCAAGACCATTCCGACCGCAACACGGGCATGGATCGAGAACGCTATCGCAATCGCGGCAACACCAACGGCTCGCGTCCTCGTGAGACCAGTGCGGACACACCAGTCATCCAAGCGACACCGGCCGCATCTTGGATGACGCCAGCAACCGGTGTCGACCTCAAGGTCTGA
- a CDS encoding DUF1573 domain-containing protein, protein MNSRVLLVVCVLLGSAIGSSARADWTQTVFPVKTHDFGTVAVASKTEFRFPVVNTFTSDLHIRSVRESCGCTTAIIETATIAPGQSGSILARFNTPTFRGKKGATLTVVIDKPFYSEIQLRVDGYIRSDMVFHPGAIELGTINQGEPKTGATKLFYAGRSDWQVLDVRSNTPWLVPSFKQTERGAGKANYELSVEVREDAPEGYFQDEVIIQTNDRSMPNVPLRVVGTVESALSIAPQSIAVGTIKQGDSVSQRLAIRGRKPFAIESIDCEGWKVDFSASEDERMIHMVDLTLTADTARGNQRVPMVIRTRGENAVTAKAIVTANIAAEQVAQAQ, encoded by the coding sequence ATGAACAGTCGAGTGTTGTTGGTAGTTTGTGTCTTGTTGGGTTCGGCCATTGGTTCGTCTGCGAGAGCGGATTGGACCCAGACTGTATTCCCTGTGAAGACACATGACTTCGGGACCGTCGCGGTCGCGTCAAAAACGGAATTTCGCTTCCCCGTGGTCAACACGTTCACATCGGATCTGCATATCCGATCGGTGCGCGAAAGCTGTGGTTGCACCACCGCGATCATCGAAACCGCGACGATCGCACCTGGTCAGTCCGGATCGATCCTCGCTCGTTTCAATACACCCACCTTTCGGGGAAAAAAGGGCGCGACGTTGACCGTCGTGATCGACAAACCCTTCTACAGCGAAATCCAATTGCGAGTGGATGGATACATCCGCAGCGACATGGTCTTCCACCCCGGGGCAATCGAATTGGGAACGATCAACCAAGGCGAACCCAAAACGGGTGCGACCAAACTGTTTTACGCAGGTCGAAGCGACTGGCAGGTTCTTGACGTCCGATCGAATACACCTTGGTTGGTGCCATCGTTCAAGCAAACCGAACGTGGTGCTGGCAAAGCCAACTACGAGTTGTCGGTTGAAGTTCGCGAAGATGCTCCCGAAGGCTACTTCCAAGACGAAGTGATCATTCAAACGAACGATCGCAGCATGCCAAATGTGCCTCTGCGAGTCGTTGGCACGGTGGAATCCGCCCTGTCGATCGCTCCTCAATCCATCGCCGTTGGAACGATCAAGCAAGGCGACAGCGTTTCGCAACGTTTGGCTATCCGCGGTCGCAAACCTTTCGCGATTGAGTCGATCGATTGCGAAGGTTGGAAAGTGGACTTCTCGGCCAGCGAAGACGAGCGAATGATCCACATGGTCGACCTGACATTGACCGCCGACACCGCACGCGGAAATCAACGCGTTCCGATGGTGATTCGCACACGCGGTGAAAATGCCGTGACCGCGAAAGCAATCGTGACAGCGAATATCGCGGCTGAGCAAGTCGCTCAAGCCCAGTAA
- a CDS encoding serine/threonine protein kinase, with protein MDNGTEPKQGDSITRDDTDVDSKATVSSSQSSHLLGAIESPQIWSAQHLRGHVGGYELVREIGRGGFGIVYLARDEKLKRNVAIKIARPEIVRDVAAIRRFQDEAQSAARLDHPGIISIYDSGEQDDLHYYVMPYLIGQHLGDWLANQSSPMPEVEAAQWMIQIANAVQYGHEAGIIHRDLKPQNILMQQSPSGELRKPVVLDFGLCANTESTVATTTRIAGTPRYIAPEQAMFGNRRITPKSDVYSLGVMLYQMLTGTTPLAPDSFAEAVLMLHHSQIDGPQKHRPELSDAMQAICLKCLRRDPDSRYESAAAFEADLQRMLEGRPVEAKCPGILERFGYELYHGPLERIFGWAIIAINFLIWAWAAIGGLLVWQRHSNEPQLAETLPEFIFFVVLVVVPFHLLGAHAGSLMVRGTKHYRWLAFMGLVSLVWSGIQATNLFTSGTTLKIYEGRVLATTLVFLVIAPAFFAQGCMLVAGAWTAWRRNRSNV; from the coding sequence ATGGACAACGGTACCGAACCAAAGCAAGGCGACTCGATCACACGAGACGACACCGACGTGGATTCCAAAGCAACGGTGTCGTCGTCGCAGTCATCGCATTTGTTGGGAGCGATTGAGTCACCGCAGATATGGTCGGCTCAACATCTGCGCGGGCACGTCGGCGGATATGAACTCGTCCGAGAAATCGGTCGAGGTGGTTTTGGAATTGTGTATCTGGCTCGTGATGAAAAGCTGAAACGCAATGTCGCTATCAAGATCGCTCGACCAGAAATCGTTCGAGACGTCGCTGCGATTCGGCGATTTCAGGACGAAGCTCAATCGGCCGCACGGCTCGATCATCCTGGGATCATTTCGATCTACGACAGTGGTGAGCAGGATGATCTGCACTACTACGTGATGCCTTACTTGATCGGGCAGCACTTGGGTGACTGGTTGGCGAATCAGTCGTCGCCGATGCCCGAGGTGGAAGCTGCCCAATGGATGATCCAAATTGCCAACGCGGTGCAGTATGGCCATGAAGCGGGAATCATTCATCGCGACCTGAAGCCGCAGAACATTTTGATGCAGCAGTCCCCCAGCGGCGAATTGAGAAAGCCCGTGGTGCTTGACTTCGGACTGTGTGCCAATACGGAATCAACCGTAGCGACGACCACGCGGATCGCGGGGACGCCTCGCTACATTGCGCCCGAACAAGCCATGTTTGGGAATCGACGGATCACGCCGAAGAGTGACGTCTATTCACTCGGCGTGATGCTGTATCAGATGCTCACGGGGACCACACCTCTGGCGCCCGATAGCTTTGCCGAAGCTGTCCTGATGCTGCATCATTCGCAGATTGACGGTCCGCAGAAGCATCGACCGGAGCTTTCCGACGCGATGCAAGCGATCTGTTTGAAGTGCCTGAGACGCGATCCCGATTCACGTTATGAATCCGCCGCTGCGTTCGAAGCTGACTTGCAACGAATGCTAGAAGGACGACCAGTCGAAGCAAAGTGCCCCGGTATCCTCGAACGATTCGGCTATGAGCTTTATCACGGACCGCTTGAGAGGATCTTCGGATGGGCAATCATCGCGATCAATTTCTTGATTTGGGCGTGGGCGGCGATCGGCGGTTTGTTGGTTTGGCAGCGTCATTCGAATGAGCCGCAACTCGCTGAAACCCTGCCGGAGTTCATCTTCTTTGTGGTGCTGGTTGTCGTTCCATTCCACTTGCTGGGAGCTCACGCCGGATCACTGATGGTTCGCGGGACCAAGCATTACCGCTGGCTGGCGTTCATGGGCTTGGTCTCTTTAGTTTGGTCAGGGATTCAGGCGACCAACTTGTTCACCAGTGGGACCACGTTGAAAATCTACGAAGGGCGTGTGCTGGCAACGACCTTGGTTTTCCTGGTGATCGCGCCCGCGTTCTTTGCCCAAGGTTGCATGCTCGTGGCGGGAGCCTGGACGGCGTGGCGTCGAAACCGCTCTAACGTTTGA